Part of the Cellulomonas taurus genome, GCCACCACGTCCCAGCCCTCGGCACGCAGACGACGGACGGTGGCGGCGCCGATGCCGGAGGACGCGCCGGTGACGACGGCGCGCGGGGTGGTGCTGCTGCTCATGGTGATGCCCTTCTGGCTGGGGAGGTGAACGACCCTACGTCGCTAGAGTCCGACGGCGGTGAGTGCCTCGTCGTAGACCGCGAGCGCCGTAGCCACCTGGTCGGCGGTGACGATGCACGGCGGCACCACGTGGATCCGGTTGTCCTGGACGAAGGGCAGCAGCCCCCGGTCGAGCAGGGCCGACTTCAGCGCTGCCATCGTCGGGGCGGGCACCGGTTCCCGGGTGACCGGGTCGGTGACGAGCTCCACCGCCCAGAACACCCCGGCGCCCCGGACCTCGCCGATGCCGCGGTGGCGGTCGGCGAGCGCTGCCAGCCCGGGGCCGATCAGCTCCGCGCCGACCTGCGCCGCGTGCGCCACGATGCCCTCGGTCTCCATCGCCTGGATGGTGGCGACGACGGCCGCCATCGCGAGCGGGTGCCCGGAGTAGGTCAGCCCGCCGGGGAACACCCGGTCGTCGAAGGCGGCCGCGATCGGGGCGGAGATGATGACGCCACCGGCCGGGACGTAGCCGGAGTTGACCCCCTTGGCGAAGGTGATCAGGTCCGGCACCACGTCATGCTGGTCGAAGGCGAACCAGCTGCCGGTGCGACCGAAGCCCGCCATCACCTCGTCCAGGATCAGCAGGATGCCGTAGCGGTCGGCGATGGCACGGACCCCGGCGAGGTAGCCCGGCGGCGGGACCAGCACTCCCCCGGTGCCGACCACGGTCTCGATCAGGATCGCGGCGATCGACCCGGCGCCCTCGGCCTGCACCACCCGTTCCAGGTGATGCAGGGCGCGCTCGCACTCCTGCTCCGGGGTGGTCGCCCAGAACTCGGAGCGGTACAGGTACGGGCCGAAGCAGTGCACGTGGCCGCGCGCGAACTCGTTGGGCACCCGGCGCCAGTCGCCGGTGGCGACCACCGCCGCCCCGGTGTTGCCGTGGTACGACCGGTAGAACGAGAGCACCTTGTCCCGCCCGGTCACCTGGCGCGCCATCCGGATCGCGTTCTCGTTCGCGTCGGCCCCGCCGTTGGTGAAGAACACCTTGCTGAAGCCCGCCGGCGCGTGGCGCAGGATCGCCTCGGCGGCCCGGCCCCGGGGCAGGACGGCGTGCTGCGGGGCGATGGTGGTCAGCGTCGACGCCTGGTCCTGGATCGCGGCGACCACCGCCGGGTGCTGGTGACCGATGTTGGTGTTCACCAGCTGACTGGAGAAGTCCAGCAGCCGTCGGCCGTCCTCCAGGGTGACCTCGCAGCCGGCGGCCGAGGTGACCACCAGCGGGTCGAGCGCCGCCTGGGCCGACCAGGAGTGGAAGACGTGCGCCCGGTCCAGGTCGTGTGCAACGGATGTCATGCGGGGTCCCTCGGGTGGTGACGGACCGGGTGCGGAGCCCTGGGGCACCGCACCCGGTGGGTGGTCGGTCAGTTGCCGCCGGGCTGCAGCTCGACGTCGATCGGGGTGAAGTCCTCGCCCGTGACGTCGACTCCCTCCGCCGTCAGCTCGTCGAGCGCCTGCTGGACGTACTCGTTGCTGTACGCGGTCTCCGGCGGAGCGGAGCTGATGATCGTCGCGCCGGTCTCGTTGGAGGTCTCCTGCGCCATCGCCACCGTCGCGTCCCAGGCGTCCTGGTCGATCAGGCCGATCCCGCCGCTGGTGCTGGGCCAGATCAGCTTGTTCACCTCGTTGGCCATCCACAGCTGGTGGCTGGTGCCGAGGGTGGACCCGGCGGCGGTGACGATGTCGGCCGCCTCTTGCGGGTTGTCCCGCGCGTAGATCCAGCCCTGCAAGCTGGCCTTGATGAAGGCGACGGTCGTCTCGGCGTAGTCCGGGTCGTCGGCCAGGCGACCGGCGTCGGCCCAGATCGCGTCCTGGAGCATCGCGGTGCCCTCGTCGTTCCAGTCGATCACCGAGAAGTCGTCCGGCTGGTACAGCTCACCGGTCTCCGGGTCCTCGGTCTCCAGGAGCTGGGCGTACTCGTTGTAGGTCATCGCCTGCGCCGCGTCGATGTCGCCGGCCAGGAAGGCGTTCATGTCGAATGCCTGCTGCACGATCTGGAAGTCGGTGACGTCGGCCTTGTTCAGCCCGGCGAACAGCTCCCACTCGTTGCCGTAGCCCCAGGAGCCGATGGTCTTGCCCTCCAGGTCGGCCACCGAGTCGATGCCGGAGTCGGCGAAGGCGACCTGCAACGTCGCCGACCGCTCGAAGATCTGGGCCACATTGGTCAGCTCGGCGCCCTGCTCGATGGACCCGAGCACCTTCGGCACCCAGGCCACCGCGTAGTCGACCTCACCGTTCGCCAGGGCGTCCTGCGGCACGATGTCGCCGCCGGAGGGCAGGATCTCCACGTCCAGTCCGGCGTCGGCGTAGTAGCCCTGGTCCAGGGCGGCGTAGTACCCGGAGAACTGGGCCTGGGTCAGCCACTGCAGCTGCAGCTTCACCGGGGTGAGGTCACCCGCTGTGCTGCTGGAGCCTTCGGAGCCCGCTGAGCTGTCGGAGTCGCCTCCGGAACATCCGGCCAGGGCCAGGGCCGCGACCAGTCCCGCGGCGGTCGCCGTCACTCTCGATCTGCGCATGACCTCTCCTCGCTGTCAGGGAATTGCAGGGGGAACGGGGGGTGGTGCTGTCATCGGGTGGGCTGACGGGGCGCGCCCCACCGCTCCAGGGCGGAGGTGGCCAGGTAGAACACCAGCCCGACCAGCACGCCGCCGAGGACGTAGGCCCAGGCGCGGGCGTAGTTCGACCCGGCCGCGGCGGTGGTGATGAACGAGCCGATCCCGGTGCGTGGCCCGCCGAAGTACTCGGCGACGATCGCGCTGATCACCGCCAGCGACGACGCCAACCGCAGTCCGGTCAGCACGAAGGGCACGGCGGTGGGGATGGTCACCTGCCGGGTGATCTGCCGGGGCGTGGCCGCGAGCGCCCGCATCAGGTCGCGGTGCACCGGCCGCACCTGGCGCAGCCCACGCAGCGTGTTCACGAACACCGGCACCGCCACCGCGACGGCCACCACGATCTGCCGCCCGGTCTCGGCCGCGGCGCCGTACATCGTGTAGAGCACCGGGGCGAGCGCCACGATCGGCACCACCGCGAGCCCGGCGACCAGCGGTGCCAGCAGCGCGTCCACGATCGGGGAGGCGGCGGCCGCCACCGCCGCACCGATCCCGACGACCGCGCCGATCAGCAGCCCGATCAGCGCGTTGCCGCCGGTGACCCAGGCCGCCCCGGCGATGGTGTCGGCGAACTCGACGAACTCCGCGCCGATCGCGGCCGGGCTGGGCAGCAGGTACGCCGGGATGTCCGCGACCTCGACCGCCGCCTGCCAGGCGGCGAGCAGGAGCGCGAACAGCAGCACCGGGGCGACCAGCCGGTGCCAGGTGCGCCGTCGCCGTGGTGCCGACGGGGCGAGCGCCGTGGGCCGGGTGAGCAGTGCCGCGCTCACCGGGTCTCCACCCCGCGCGGCGTCCCGGTGACGCCACCGTGCAGTGCCTCGCGGACGGCGGTGACGGCGTCGAAGTAGGCGCGGTCCTCGCGCAGGCCGTCATCGCGGTCACCGGCACCGAGCCGCACCGGCACCACGTCGGCGATCCGGCCCGGGCGCGGGGACATCACCACCACCCGGTCGGAGAGGAACACCGCCTCCGGGATCGAGTGGGTGACGAACACCACCGCCGCCCGGGTCTCGGCACAGATCCGCACCAGCTCGGACTGCAGGCGCTCGCGGGTCATCTCGTCCAGCGCGCCGAAGGGCTCGTCCATCAGCAACAGGCTGGGCCGCTCGGCCAGTGCCCGGGCGATGGCCACCCGCTGCTGCATCCCGCCGGACAGCTGGTCCGGGAAGTGGTCGGCGAACTCGGTCAACCCCACCAGGTCGAGCATCTCGGTGGCGCGTTCTCTCCGTCCGGCCCTGCCCACGCCGTGCAAGGACAGCGGCAACTCGATGTTCGCGCGCACGGTGCGCCAGGGCAGCAGGCCCGCCTGCTGGAAGGCGATGCCGTAGTCGTGGGCCAGCCGGGCCTGTTCCGCGGAACGACCGAAGACCGACACCTGTCCGCTGGTCGGCCGGTCGAGGTCCGCGATCAGCCGCAGCAGTGTGGATTTGCCGCACCCGGACGGGCCGATCAGGGAGACGAACTCCCCCGCCGCGACGGTCAGGTCCACCCCGGACAGCGCGGTCACGGTGCCGAACTCGCGGGTGACGGCGCGGACGTCGACCGCCGCCGCCGGCAGGGACTCGGTGGTCATGCTGACACCTCCGCGCGGCGGAACCGGCCGAGGCCGACGCCGATCAGGCCGACCGCACCCGCCGCCACCAGGCCGAGCAGCACGGCGCCGAAGATCGGCGCCCACGGCTTGGCCGGGTCGGAGGAGGCGAAGTTGGCGAATTCCAGGATCATCCGGCCGATCCCGCCGGGCATACCGGTGGACACCTCGGCCACCACCACCCCGAGCACGGCGCTGGTCGCCGCGAGCCGCAGGGCGGGAAGCAGGTGCGGCACGCTGGCCGGCAGGCGCAGGCGCACCAGGGTCTGGGTCCAGCTCGCGGCGAAGCCCGCGAACAGTTCCTCGTGCAGCACGTCGGGTGAGCGCAGCCCGCGCAGCGCCCCCACCGCGACCGGGAAGAACGCGAGGTAGCTGGCGATCACCGCCACCGACATCCACGGCTGCCAGACGAAGGACCCCAGGTCGAGCTTGGCGCCCCAGCCCTTCACCAGCGGTGCGAGCGCGATCAGCGGCACGGTCTGGCTCAGGACCACCAGCGGCAGCACCGCGGAGCGGGCCAGCGCGAACCGGGTCATCAGCAGCGCCAGGGCGAAGCCGACCAGCACACCGATCAGCCAGCTCACCGCCGCGATCCGCAGGCTGGTCCCCCCGGCGCGCAGCACCGCCAGCCAGAGCGGGTCGGCCTGCGCCCCGGCCAGGGGTTCGGTCAGCCGGGCGATCATCTCGGTGACGTGCGGCATGGCCAGGTCGGTGGTCCGGGGCAGCACCCGCAGCTCCCCGATGCTCCAGCCCTCGTCCGGCACCACGGCCTTGACCAGTTCCCAGAGCAGGGCGAGCAGCAGCACGGCGGCGACCCCGATCCCGATCCGGCGCAGGGCGGCGACGGCTCTCATGCCGAGGCCACCACGGTCTCGGCCATCGCCGGGATGATCCGTTCGCCGTACATCCGCAGCGTCTCGTCCTTGTTGTCGTGCTGCAGGTACCCGGCGAACTGGGTCACCCCGAGCTCGCGCAGCGCCGTCAGCTTCGCCACGTGCTCCCGGGGCGAGCCGAGCAGGCAGAACCGCTCCACGATCTCGTCCGGGACGAACGCGGTGTGCGAGTTCCCGGCCCGACCGTGCTCGTTGTAGTCGTAGCCCTGCCGCCCGGCGATGTAGTCGGTGAGCGCCTTCGGCACGGACGACCCCTGGCCGTACTTGGCGACGATGTCGGCGACGTGGTTGCCGACCATCCCGCCGAACCACCGGCACTGCTCGCGCATGTGCGCCCGGGCCGCCGGGGAGTCGCCATCACCGACGTACATCGGGGCGGCGACGCAGAACGTGATCGCGTCCGGGTCCCGGCCCGCTGCCTCGGCGGCGGCGCGGACGGTGCCGATCATCCAGGCGGCGATGTCCGGGTCGGCGCACTGCAGGATGAACCCGTCGCCGACCTCGCCGGTCAGCTTGAGCGCCAGCGGGCCGTAGGCGGCGACCCACACCTCCAGCTCCGACCCCCGCGACCACGGGAACCGGACGGTACGGCCGTTGTGCTCGACGGCGCGGGAGTTGGCCAGCTCCCGGATGACGTGGATCGCCTCGCGCAGGGTCGCCAGGTTGGACGGTCGCCCGGCCAGGGTGCGGACCGCGGAGTCGCCGCGGCCGATCCCGCACACCGTCCGGTTGCCGAACATCTCGTTCAAGGTGGCGAAGGACGAGGCGAGCACCGTCCAGTCCCGGGTGGCCGGGTTGGTCACCATCGGGCCGACCTTCACCTTCCTGGTCGCCGCCAGGATCTGGGAGAACACCACGAACGGCTCCTGCCAGAGCAGGTGCGAGTCGAAGGTCCACACGTAGTCGAAGCCGTGGGTCTCGGCCGCGCGGGCCAGCTCCACCACCCGGGATGCGGGCGGGTCGTTCTGCATGACGACGCCGAATTCCATCGTTCGCCCCTCTCAGATCAGGTACTGCGACAGCGCCCGGGGCACGTAGCGGCCATGACCGGCCCGACCGTGGAAGGCACCGCCGTCGACGACCACCTGCCCACGGGACAGCACCGTGTCGACGTGCCCGTCGATCTCGAAGCCCTCCCAGGCCGAGTAGTCCATCGCCATGTGGTGGGTCTTCCCGAGGCCGATCGAGGTGTGCCCGTTCGGGTCGTAGATCACGACGTCGGCGTCAGCGCCGGGCGCCAGTACGCCCTTCTTGCCGTACATGCCGAACATCCGCGCCGGGGTGGTGCAGCAGATCTCCACCCAGCGCTCCAGGGTGATCTCCCCGGTCACCACGCCCTGGTACAGCAGGTCCATCCGGTGCTCGACCGAGCCGATGCCGTTCGGGATCTTCGAGAAGTCCCCGATCCCCATGTCCTTCTGGTCCTTCATGCAGAACGGGCAGTGATCGGTGGAGACCAGTTGCAGGTCGTTGGTGCGCAGGCTGTTCCACATCTGGTGCTGGTGGCCCTCGTGCTTCGAGCGCAGCGGGGTGGAACACACCCACTTCGCCCCCTCGAAGCCCGGCGCGCCCAGGTGCTCCTCCAACGACAGGTACAGGTACTGCGGGCAGGTCTCGCCGAAGACGTTCTGCCCCCGGTCCCGGGCCACCGCGATCTGCTCGGCCGCCTGCTTCGCGGAGACGTGCACGATGTACAGCGGCGCCCCGGTCAGGTCCGCGAGCATGATCGCCCGGTGGGTGGCCTCCGCCTCCGCCTGCCAGGGCCGCGACACCCCGTGGTAGTACGGCGCGGTCTCGCCCCGGGCCAGGTGCTGCTGCACCAGGGTGTCGATCACCGAGCCGTTCTCCGCGTGCATCATGATCATCGCGCCGTTGTCCGACGCCTTCTGCATCGCCCGCAGGATCTGCCCGTCGTCGGACAGGAAGACCCCCTTGTAGGCCATGAACAGCTTGAAGCTGGTGACGCCCTCGGCGATCAGCTCGTCCATCGCGTGCAGCGACGAGTCCTGCACGTCGGACAGGATCTGGTGGAAGGCGTAGTCGATCGCGCAGTTCCCGGCGGCCTTGTCCTGCCACAGCGCGAACTGGGTCAGCGGGTTCTCGTCCGGGTACTGCACCACGAAGTCGACGATGGTCGTCGTCCCGCCCCAGGCCGCCGCGGTGGTCCCGGACTCGAAGGTGTCCGAGGCGAAGGTGCCGCCGAAGGGCATCTCCATGTGGGTGTGCGCGTCGATGCCGCCCGGGATCACGTACTTGCCGGTCGCGTCGATCACCCGATCCACGCTGTGCACCAGATCCGAGCCGAGCAGCGTCGACCCCGGTGCCAGCAGCGCCACGATGGTCTCGCCGTCGATCAGCACGTCGGCAGCGCCACGGCCGGTCGCATTGACCACGGTGCCGCCGGTGATCAGCGTCGTCATCGCCCCGCCCCCGCTCACGGCGCCACGATGGGGCCGTAGGCGTCCGGGCGGCGGTCCCGGAAGAACTGCCACCGTTCGCGCACCGTGCGCATCTGCTCCAGGTCCAGATCCCGGATCAACAGCTGGTTGTCGGTGCGCGAGCCGACCTCGCCGATGTACTCCCCGTCCGGTCCCACCGCGTAGGACGAGCCGTAGAAGTCCACCGCTTGGTCGCCGTACTCGTTGTCCTCCAGCCCGACCCGGTTGTTGGCGATCACGAAGTACCCGTTGGCGACCGCCGCGGCCGGCTGCTCGACCTCCCACAACCGGTTGGAGATGCCCGGGGCGGTGGCGTTCGGGTTGAACACGATCTCCGCCCCGTTCAGCGCCAGCACCCGCCAGCCCTCCGGGAAATGCCGGTCGTAGCAGATGTTGACGCCGATCTTCCCCACCGCCGTCTCGAACACCGGGTACCCGAGATTGCCGGGACGGAAGTAGAACTTCTCCCAGAACTTGGGCAGGTGCGGGATGTGGTGCTTGCGGTAGGAGCCGAGCAGGGTGCCGTCGGCGTCGATCACCACCGCCGTGTTGTAGAGCACCCCGGGCTGGTCCTCCTCGTAGATCGGCAGCACGATCACGATGCCCAGCTCCTTGGCCAGCGCACTGAACCGGTCGGTGGTCGGGCCCGGGATCGTCTCGGCGTAGTCGTAGTAGCCGGTGTCCTGCGTGATGCCGAAGTACGGGCCGTAGAACAGTTCCTGGAAGCCGATGATCTGCGCCCCGGCGTCGGCCGCCTCACGGGTCCAGTCCTCGTGCAACCGGATCATGGACTCCTTGTCACCGGTCCAGGTGGCCTGGGTGAACGCGACCCGCACTGTCATGTCAGCACCTCTCGTCATCGTCCGCCGCCCGGGGTGGCGGTGGTGGTGAGGAATGTGACTCTGGGGCTTGGACATTTCGGCGGCGTATCGCCCCGTTTCGGCGCCGAGAACGTTCGTGACGTGCGGGTAAACCTTTCGACCGACCCGGTTCCACCGGTGTTTCGGGCCCGCACGATGTCCGGCATGGACGTCGCCCGCCACATCCAGGACCGCAGCCCCCGGGGCATCGCCGCCGCCATCTCCCGGCTGGTGCGGAGCGGCGAGCTGCGACCCGGCGACCGGCTGCCGACGGTGCGCGCGCTGGCCGCCGACCTCCAGGTCAGCCCGGCCACCGTGTCCAGTGCGTGGCAGGCGCTGGCGACGGTCGGACTGGTGGCGGCACGGGGCCGGGCCGGGACGGTGGTGCTGCCCGAACCCTCCGCGTGGCTCCCACCCCGATACCGGGAGATGGCACCCGGCACCGACACCCGGCGCACCGATGTGCTCGACCTGTCCACCGGCACCCCCGACCCCGCGTTGCTCCCGCCCCTGGGCCCCGCCCTCGCCCGGGTCGCGGCTCACTCGCCGGCAGCCGCCACCGCCAGCTATCTCGGCTCCCCGTTGATCGACCCGTTGGAACGACTGTTGCGCGCCTCCTGGCCGTTCCACGCCCCGCGGCTGACCGTGGTGGACGGCGCGGTGGACGCGATCAGCCGCACCCTGGAACAGCTCACCGGCTTCGGCGGGCGGGTGGTCGTGGAGGACCCGGGCTTCCCCCCGGTGCTGGACCTGTGCGACCACCTCGGGCTGGAACGGGTGCCGGTGCCGGTGGACCGCGCCGGGATGTCACCGACCGGGCTGGCCCGCGCACTGCGCACCGACCCCCAGGTGGTGCTGCTGCAACCCCGGGCGCACAATCCCACCGGCGCCTCGATCACCTCGACCCGCGCCCGGGAGCTCGCCGCGGTGCTGCGCGCGCACCTCGCCGCGGGAGGCGAACTCACCGTGATCGAGGACGACCACTCCGGGCAGATCGCCTCCGGGTCGGACGTGTCGATCGGGCAGCACCTGCCGGACCGGGTGGTGCACATCCGGTCGTACTCCAAGTCGCACGGGCCCGACCTGCGGATCGCCGCCGTGGGCGGACCGGCCGCGGTGCTGGATCGCCTGATCGCCCGCCGGATGCTCGGCCCGGGGTGGACCAGCCGCCTGCTGCAACGCCTGCTGGTCGACCTGCTCACCGACGGCGACGCGCTGGACGCGGTGGCTCAGGCACGGCGCACCTACTACGCCCGGCAGCGGGCGCTGGTCACCGCTCTGGGTCGGCACGGCGTGAGCCTGGAACCCGGTGACGGGATCAACCTGTGGCTGCCGGTGGCGGACGAGGCGGCGGCGCTGGTGCTGGCCGAGGCGGCGGGGGTGCGGGTGGCTCCGGGTCGGCCCTTCAGCGCGCGCGGCGACGACCACGTCCGGGTCTCGCTGGGGGCGCTGCCCGGGGACCCGGCCGTGATCGACCGGATCGCCCGGGTGCTGGCCAGTGCGGCGGACGCCCGACACACCGCTGACACACGCCCGGCGTAGGCTGGACGCCGGAACCGAGCCGGATCGTGGCTCGGATGCCGCCGCCCGGTGAGTGGGCGACGCGACCCGGTGCCGATTTGCGCCGACTCCCCCGACTTCCGCGTCCCTCCCTGGAGAACCCTTCCGTGCGCATCCGCCCGGCCCTCGTCGTCGTGCCCGTCGTCCTCGCGCTCAGCGCCTGTGCCGGCGGCGACTCGACCGACTCCGCCGCCCCGTCCGCCACCAGCACCACCGGCACAGCTGCCGCCTTCACCCCGGTCACCGTCGACAACTGCGGCACCGAGGTCACCGTCGACGCTCCCCCGCAGCGGATCGTGACCATCAAGTCCACCGCCACCGAGCTGCTGCTCAGCCTCGGGCTGGCCGACCGGATGGTGGGCACCGCCTTCGCCGACGGCCCGCTGCCGGACGACCTGGCCGCCGACGCCGCCGACATCCCGGTGCTCTCCGACAAGGTGCCCGGCCAGGAGGCGCTGCTCGCCGCACAGCCGGACTTCGTCTACGCCGGGTGGGAGTCCAACTTCAGCGCCGACGGGGCGGGCGACCGCAGCACCCTGCAGCAGCTCGGGATCGGCACCTTCGTGTCCCCGGCCGCCTGCAAGGAGGCCGACTACATGCCGGACCCGCTGACCTTCGACGGACTCTTCGACGAGATCCGCGAGACCGGGTCGCTGTTCGGCGTCGATGACCGGGCCGACGAACTGGTCACCGAGCAGCAGGCGACCCTGGACGCCGTCACCCCCGCCGAGGAGGGCACCACCGCGCTCTGGTACTCCTCCGGCACGGACACCCCGTACGTCGGGGCCGGGATCGGTGCGCCGCAGATGATCCTGGACGCCGCCGGACTGACCAACATCTTCGCCGACGTGCACGACACCTGGACCTCGGCCGGGTGGGAGCAGATCGTCGCGGCCGACCCGGACGTGATCGTGCTGGTCGACGCCGACTGGAACACCGCCCAGTCCAAGATCGACCTGCTGGAGTCCAACCCGGCCACCTCGCAGCTGTCCGCCGTGCAGCAGCACCGGTATCTGACCCTGCCCTTCCCGGCCACCGAGGCCGGGGTGCGCAATGTGGATGCCGTGGTCTCGCTCACCGACCAGCTCGCGGAGCTGAACGGCTGAGATGACCGCCCTCGCCACCCCCACCTCGACACCGGTGCGTCGCCGCGCACCGTTGTCCGTCGTGCTGCCGGTCGGGGTGGTGTTGCTGGTCGCGACCGTGCTGGTCTGCGTCACCATCGGCCCGGCCGACCTGGGTGTGGCGGATGTGGCCCGGTCGATCGCCGGGCACCTGGGGCTGGGGTCGCGGGATGCCCTGCCGGTGCTGTCCGACGCGATCGTCTGGGAGCTGCGACTGCCCCGGGTCCTCACCGCCGCGGCGGTCGGCGCCGGGCTCGCCCTGGCCGGTGCCGTCATGCAGTCCCTGACCCGCAACCCGCTGGCCGACCCGTACCTGCTGGGCCTGTCCTCCGGTGCGTCGCTCGGTGCGGTGGCCGTGCTGATCCTCGGCATCTCGCTGCTGCTGCCGGTGGCCGCGTTCGCCGGGGCACTGGCGGCGCTGATCGCCACCCTGTCCCTGGCCCGGGTGGGCGGCACCCTCACGCCGGGCCGCGCCGTCCTGGCCGGACTGGCGGTGTCGCAGCTGGCGGCGGCGGGCACCTCCTTCGTCATCTTCTGGTCCGCCACCGGCGACTCCTACCGCGAGATCCTGAACTGGCTGCTCGGGTCGCTCGCCGGGGCCAGCTGGCGGTCGGTCGCCATCGCCGGGGTGGCGGTGGTGCTGGTCGGGCTGGTGCTGATCGGGTCGGCGACCCGGCTGGACGCCTTCGCCTTCGGCGACACCGCCGCGGCGGCGCTGGGCATCGACGTCGACCGCACCCGATGGACGCTGATGACCCTGGTGGCGTTGCTGACCGGCGCGATGGTCGCGGTCTCCGGCTCGATCGGCTTCGTCGGTCTGGTGCTGCCGCACGCGGTGTCGGCGCTGACCGGCCCGGCGCACCGGCGCCTGCTGCCGGTGGTCGCCGTCACCGGAGCGATCTTCCTGGTCTGGGCCGACACGCTCGCCCGGACCCTGTTCGACCCACGGGAGCTCCCGGTGGGCATCGTCACCGCACTGATCGGGGTGCCGGTGTTCGCCGTGCTGCTGCGCCGACGGAGGGGGAACGCATGGACCTGACCATCGACGGCGCCGGGGTCTGGCTGGGCGGCCGCTGGGTGGTGGACGGCGTGCACGCCACTCCCCCGTCCGGCGCCCTGACCGGGCTGCTGGGGCCCAACGGCGCGGGCAAGTCCACCCTGCTGCGGATGATCGCCGGGCTGCTCGACCCCGAGGCCGGTGCGGTGCTGGTCGACCACGGCGCGGTGCACGACCTGCCCCGTCGGGAACGTGCGCGCCGGATCGCGCTGCTGGAACAGGAGTCGAGTTCCACCGTGCCGCTCACCGTGCGCGAGGTGGTCGCCCTCGGCCGGATCCCCTACCGCACCCTGTGGGGCACCGACGCCGCGGACGATGCCGTCGACCGTGCGCTGGTCGCGGCCGGTGCCGACCACCTGGCCGACCGCTCCTGGGACGCGCTGTCCGGCGGCGAGCGGCAGCGGGTGCACATCGCCCGTGCTCTGGCCCAGGAACCCGAGCTGCTCCTGCTGGACGAACCGACCAACCACCTGGACGTGGCGGCCCAGCTGTCCCTGCTGCGGTTCGTGCGCGACCTCGGCCGCACCACCGTCGCGGCGCTGCACGACCTCAATCTGGCCGCCGCCTACTGCGATCACGTCCTGGTGCTGTCCCAGGGCGTCCTGGTCGCCGCCGGGGACCCGCGCGACGTGCTCACCCCCGACCTGGTCGCCCGGGTCTACGGGGTGGACTGCGAGGTCCTGGTGCACCCGCGCACCGGCCGCCCCGTGATCGCCTTCGGCGACGCCCCCACCCTCGCCGTCCCCGAAGGAGTCCGATGAAGCTCACCGTGCTGTCCGGCGGCGTCGGCGGCGCCCGGTTCACCCGCGGCCTGCTCGCCCACCTGGCCGACACCCACCCCGGTTCCGAGGTCACCGTGATCGCCAACACCGGCGACGACATGTGGCTGCACGGCGTGCGGGTCTGCCCCGACCTGGACACCCTGATGTACACCCTCGGCGACGCCGTGCACGAGGACCAGGGCTGGGGCCGGCGGGACGAGACCTCCCGGGTGTCCGCCGACCTCGCCGCCTACGACGTGGGCTGGGACTGGTTCACCCTCGGCGACCTCGACCTCGCGACTCACCTCGCCCGGACCCAGTGGCTGCACGAGGGTCACACGCTCTCCCAGGCCACCGAGCGCCTGACGGCCCGCTGGCGGCTCGCCGACCAGGGCGTGCGCCTGCTGCCGATGTCCGACCAGCCGGTGGAGACCCATGTCGAGGTCGACGGCGGGCTGATCCACTTCGAGGAGTGGTGGGTCCGGCACCGTGCCGCACTGCCCGCCCGCCGATTCGTCCAGGTCGGGCTGGAGTCGGCGGAACCGGCACCCGGCGTCCTGGCGGCGATCGCCACCGCCGACGCCGTGCTGCTGCCGCCGTCCAACCCGGTGGTGTCGGTCGGCACGATCCTCGCGGTGCCCGGCATCCGCGACGCGCTCGCCCGGACCGATGCGCCGGTGGTGGGCATCTCCCCGATCATCGGCGGCGCACCGGTCCGCGGCATGGCGGCCGAGTGCCTGGCGACCATCGGGGTGGCGGCGACGGCCGAGGCGGTGGCCCGGCACTACGGACTCCGGTCCGACGTGGCAGCGACCAGCGGCGTCCCCACCAACGGGACCACGACCGGCGGCGCCCATACCGACGGGACGGCGACCACCGA contains:
- a CDS encoding ABC transporter permease, whose protein sequence is MRAVAALRRIGIGVAAVLLLALLWELVKAVVPDEGWSIGELRVLPRTTDLAMPHVTEMIARLTEPLAGAQADPLWLAVLRAGGTSLRIAAVSWLIGVLVGFALALLMTRFALARSAVLPLVVLSQTVPLIALAPLVKGWGAKLDLGSFVWQPWMSVAVIASYLAFFPVAVGALRGLRSPDVLHEELFAGFAASWTQTLVRLRLPASVPHLLPALRLAATSAVLGVVVAEVSTGMPGGIGRMILEFANFASSDPAKPWAPIFGAVLLGLVAAGAVGLIGVGLGRFRRAEVSA
- a CDS encoding aspartate aminotransferase family protein gives rise to the protein MTSVAHDLDRAHVFHSWSAQAALDPLVVTSAAGCEVTLEDGRRLLDFSSQLVNTNIGHQHPAVVAAIQDQASTLTTIAPQHAVLPRGRAAEAILRHAPAGFSKVFFTNGGADANENAIRMARQVTGRDKVLSFYRSYHGNTGAAVVATGDWRRVPNEFARGHVHCFGPYLYRSEFWATTPEQECERALHHLERVVQAEGAGSIAAILIETVVGTGGVLVPPPGYLAGVRAIADRYGILLILDEVMAGFGRTGSWFAFDQHDVVPDLITFAKGVNSGYVPAGGVIISAPIAAAFDDRVFPGGLTYSGHPLAMAAVVATIQAMETEGIVAHAAQVGAELIGPGLAALADRHRGIGEVRGAGVFWAVELVTDPVTREPVPAPTMAALKSALLDRGLLPFVQDNRIHVVPPCIVTADQVATALAVYDEALTAVGL
- a CDS encoding ABC transporter permease → MSAALLTRPTALAPSAPRRRRTWHRLVAPVLLFALLLAAWQAAVEVADIPAYLLPSPAAIGAEFVEFADTIAGAAWVTGGNALIGLLIGAVVGIGAAVAAAASPIVDALLAPLVAGLAVVPIVALAPVLYTMYGAAAETGRQIVVAVAVAVPVFVNTLRGLRQVRPVHRDLMRALAATPRQITRQVTIPTAVPFVLTGLRLASSLAVISAIVAEYFGGPRTGIGSFITTAAAGSNYARAWAYVLGGVLVGLVFYLATSALERWGAPRQPTR
- a CDS encoding ABC transporter substrate-binding protein; the encoded protein is MRRSRVTATAAGLVAALALAGCSGGDSDSSAGSEGSSSTAGDLTPVKLQLQWLTQAQFSGYYAALDQGYYADAGLDVEILPSGGDIVPQDALANGEVDYAVAWVPKVLGSIEQGAELTNVAQIFERSATLQVAFADSGIDSVADLEGKTIGSWGYGNEWELFAGLNKADVTDFQIVQQAFDMNAFLAGDIDAAQAMTYNEYAQLLETEDPETGELYQPDDFSVIDWNDEGTAMLQDAIWADAGRLADDPDYAETTVAFIKASLQGWIYARDNPQEAADIVTAAGSTLGTSHQLWMANEVNKLIWPSTSGGIGLIDQDAWDATVAMAQETSNETGATIISSAPPETAYSNEYVQQALDELTAEGVDVTGEDFTPIDVELQPGGN
- a CDS encoding ABC transporter ATP-binding protein, giving the protein MTTESLPAAAVDVRAVTREFGTVTALSGVDLTVAAGEFVSLIGPSGCGKSTLLRLIADLDRPTSGQVSVFGRSAEQARLAHDYGIAFQQAGLLPWRTVRANIELPLSLHGVGRAGRRERATEMLDLVGLTEFADHFPDQLSGGMQQRVAIARALAERPSLLLMDEPFGALDEMTRERLQSELVRICAETRAAVVFVTHSIPEAVFLSDRVVVMSPRPGRIADVVPVRLGAGDRDDGLREDRAYFDAVTAVREALHGGVTGTPRGVETR